Within Gilvibacter sp. SZ-19, the genomic segment ATTGCACTGACCAGCGCGTACTTCAAGGACTTAGGAAGCCCTCTTTTAACCGCGGCCTGATCTGTTGAAAATGTCAGTTTGTTTTCCATATCATTCATTTTAAAGATTTCTCAAATCTATTCTGATGGACTGCGGCAAAACATACCCGGTAATGGGGATATTGAAAATTTGGATCTTTTCAAGCCTCTTTATAAGCTGACTTTGATGTATAACTACTCAGTTGCGGCATAAAAAAACCCCTGCTGGGCAGGGGCGATAGACTAAACTAATTCCTAATCCATGAATTATGCGTTTAATCTTTTTGGGTTCAAAGTGTTTTTTAGGAGTTGCATAAAGGTAAGTGAGAGTACTACTGCTGTAGACATTCCCATAAGTACGGTTGACAAGAGTATAACGACAACTCCGTTGGTGTAAGTGAGTCCCCAATTAGATAAGACTGCATTGGCAAAGTCGTTATTGATCTCTAGCATGTAAAAGCCCATAAAGGCAGTAAAAATCAGCGTGGCTACAGCTCCGCTCAAGAATCCGATCTGCCATCCATCGGCATAAGAAAAACTTGAACTGTTTTGTTTAAAGACCTGCATGGCCTTTAGGATCCCGGCACCGTAAATTACTCCGTTGAATATACTCAAGGCAGGATATTCGTGCCATCCTAATAATTTCATGATTAAAAAATAGACGATCAAGGAAAGAGCGATCGCGGCTCCGTATTTTAAATATGTTCGTATCATAGCTTTGTATTTTTGTTTAATTATAATACGAAAAAATTAGACAAAAGTCAAGTAATCAGATGTTAAGCTTTGTTAAAACCCCAGTAATAGTGTAATCTCAGCGGTATTTGTAAGACTAATGAAATAGGTACAATTGTTCAATTGGTGATTGTCCAAGGCGATTGTACCATAAATAATGTTAATAAGTAATTGTGTTTCAATAGGCTTTGTTTAAGTATTTTGCCCCATATTTAAACTGTCTAAAAAGCACACAATTTTTGCGAATGGATATAGTTGAAAAAGCGCTCGAATTCGAGCAAAGAAAGCACTCTTTTAAGACTACATCGGACCGTATTCTCGCTGCGCGAGAAGTAAAGGAGCTGATCTTAGGAGTGAACGAAGTTTATAAACAAAATCGCGACGCCAAACTCATGGAACTTATGAAAAGGCTCACCGTGATTAAACAGAAAATAGAGAAAAGGTTAAAGGGTAAACCCCTAGTAGCCTAACAAAAAATCCGCTTCAACAAGCGGATTTTTTTATAGCTCAATTTCTGTGATACCCAAGGCTTGGAATAACTTAGCAAACCCACTGTAGTATTTCTGTTCGAGCTTTATCTGCTTAACGCGCGCCTCTACCAATTTTTGTTCACGACTGTTTACCAAGAAGACCGAACTTTCACCCAGCTCGAACTTACGGATCTCTGCAGCGAGCATTTGGGTATAGGAATCCACCATATTGTCGTTAATATTGATCTGCGTTCGCAATGAGGACAGCTCTTGTTGCAAAGCATTGACCTTGTTGGCAATACTCACCTGGGCTAGTTCTTGCTCAAAGGCGTTGTCTTGGATCTTGAATTTAGCCATCCGCAGCGCTCCACGCTCTTTGCGCAGAAACAAAGGAAAACTCGCATTGATCCCAAATTTGTAATCATTGCTGTTAAAGGTCTCTGTTCTGTCTGGAGTGGTGCTAAGGGCGTTGAATTCCAGATCTATTCGGGGCAACAAATTGTTGGCCTTGAATTGTCGATCTACCTCTAAAGCCTCGCCTTTGTATTGTAATGATAATAGCTTCGGATGATTACTCAGGTCAAAGGCTTCCACATTCATAGGAGAAACTCCCAAGGTCTGCGCCAAGGTCATTTCCAGATCTATCTCCGGGATCACATCCGGGCGAATCTCCATGGGCACGTTATTGGCTATCCACAAATAATTAGACAGCGTCAAGCGTTTGTTGTTCAGCTCAATTCGCGCCTGCTCTAACAACAAGGAACGGTTCTGAACGGGAATATTGGCCTCCACGGTGTCAATAATTGCCTTATCACCCAACAACGCGCTCGCTCTTACACCTCGAAAGCGTTGCTCGGCATTGCCCAAGAATTCCCTTTGCAGTAGCAGCTTCTTGTAGGCCTGTAACCAATCGAAATAGGCTTCACTTGCCTTGTACAAGAGTTCGTTCACCAAAAGGGTCTGCTCTTGCTTGGACTGTTCTACAAAGAACTTGGCCTGTCGCAGCATGGCACGACGCTCATCGATAAGTAGGCCTTGAGCTACGGAAACCGACAGTCCTGCGTTGTAGAGTCCATTCTCGGGTACAGTTCGCTCCGGATTTAGAAAAACGCCCTCGTTCTCTTCAAAACCTGCTTTAAGTTCAATTCCGTACCAGGTCGGGATCTTAAAGGTAGCATTGAGCAGATCGTAATACTCGCTGCCTTTGAATTGCTTCTGATCGTAATCAACTTCGATCTTCGGGTCAAAACCCCCACGAGCTTTGAGCAGCTCTGCCTCGGCATTGCTCAAAACAAGTTCGGCTTGCTTGGCCACCGGATGGTACTCCTTGACATAGCCCAGATATTCTCTGTAGCTGAGCAAAAGCGTATCCGATTGGGCAAATAAACCCACTGAGCAAAAAAGCAGTATGTAAAACAGATGCAGTTTGTACTTCATCGTATTATTTCTTTTTGGTCGCTTTGGTTTTGTCTTCTGCCTGCGGCTGATAGTAATCTGGTGGGAACCCGTTGAGCTGTCGCCAGAGTTCGAACCAAATCGGCACATCGTTCAGTAAGGCCAGGGTAAAGGCTCCAGATCCTACACGCAGCTCCTTAGGCCATTCATGGTCGTTCGGATCTTGTGCTATCAACACCCGGTATTTTCCATTATCACTGATGTAGGTATCTATGGCAACAACAACTCCGCCGTAAGTTCCGTAGGAAACATTAGGCCATCCGCTAAATACTATGGCCGGCCAGCCGTCGAATTGAACACGCACTTGCTCTCCAACGTGGATCAGTGGAATATCGATAGGACTTACATAAGTCTCCACAGCCATACTAAAGCCTGAGGGCATGATCCGAATGATAGGGTCGCCTTCTTTAATGGTCTCGCCTACACCGCCCACGATAGCGCGGTTGATATAGCCGTCCTGAGGAGCTTTGATATAATATAGTCCGGAGCGCACCTCAAAACTCGCATATTGACTTTGCAGTTTAGCTACTTCTGCATCGGTGCTGAATTTGCTAGAGGCTGCCGTGAACTTCTCGCTCTCTGCCTTAGAGAGTTTGTCGGCATACTCGGCTTGAACTCGGTTGAGCTCTATACGAGCGTTGATAAGTTCGTTACGCGAAGCCAATAGTTTATTTTGTTGGGCAACCAATTTAGCCGCCGTCTCCTGAGCTTTTAGCCGTTTATCTTCTAATTCGGTACGAGACTTTAAACCGTCATTGAGCAGGCTTTCCGTACGCTTGAATTGGGCTACCGCAATGCTGTCGTTGATACGGGCAGCGATAAGGTCCACGCTATCACTGGTTACCTTGAACTGAGATTGCTTGATCTTGATCTTGGCTTGTTCTGTTTTTAATCTCAATTCTTGATTGAGTGCCGAGATCTGATTCTCCAGCGCTTTGACCTTGCCTTCATAACTTTCAGAAGAAAGGGCTTTAGCGTCTATCTGACGCCCAGTGCGCGCTAAATACTCCGGGTCAAAGTACTCGTCTTTGATCTCTGTGATATGCAAAATCGTATCACCTTTTTTTACAAAGTCACCTTCTTGCACATACCATTTGGCCACTGTTCCGGGGATAGGTGATTGTATGGTCTGCGGACGAACATCTGGAGCCAATGTAGTCAAATAGCCATTACCTGATACATTTTGGGTCCAGGGCAAAAACATGACCACCAAAAAGATGACTGCAAAGATCTTTAAGAATCGATTGAAATATTTAAAGTGCCGTTTATGAAAAACCAGCCCTGCTGCCTTGTACTTTTCCAGAGAAACTTTCTGGTTGAGTTTTTCTTGAGAGATGTTTAACATAATTTACTTTTTAAATGCACCTTTTTCCATGGTGAGTGTTGTGTCACAAAATTCTCCCCATTCCTCGTCTTGGCTTACTACCACCAAGGTCCACGGATGGGATTTGTCAGTTAAGAATGCACGCAATCTGCGAGCCTCTTCCGCTTTGAAATGATCTAATGGGTCCTTGAGCAACAACAGCTTTGGTGCGTGTACTATGGCTCTGGCCAGTAAGATCTTTTTTCCTATGGTAAAGGGAATCTGGCGGCCTTCAGGATAGAGTACGGTATCTATGCCGTCGTCCAAAGACTTTACAAATTCCATAAGTCCTGCATTTTCTATGGCCCAGTTCACGCGCTCTCGAGTTATGTCCGGATCGCCAAAGGTGATGTTCTCTAGAAAAGTTCCCTCGAAAGGAGATTCTTCTGATAGTGTTTGGCCCACCAAGGCTCTGAATTTGCTCAAATGAATGGCAGAGCGGGCTACAGAGTTGACAAACATTTGTCCGCTTGTTGGAGGCACGATCCCTGATATGACGCGGAGAAGGGTAGTCTTTCCACTACCGTTCTCGCCGGTGATCCAAATGCGGGATCCCGGTTTTAGATCAAGGTTGATATCCTTTAGAATCGGAAGCTTTTTACCAGGTACCTCAAGACCGATCTCTTTGAGTTCAATAGCTAAAGTGTCTGAGTTTAAGAAAGAGGTGTCTCCTTCTTGTGGCTCCAGCTCTTTATCTACTACCTGACCTATCTTTTCCAAAGAGGTTAGCACATCGTAGATGGTTTCTAGTCCCGTAATGAGTTTTTCTACGGAATTGATCACGATAATGATGATGATCTCCGCAGCGACAAACTGCCCAATGTTCATTTCCTGATTCAGTACCAAGATTCCTCCGATAAGCAGTAGTCCTGCCGTTACCAAGACTTTAAATCCAATGAGCTGTATGAATTGGATCACCAATACTTTAAAGTGTTTCTCTCTTGCTCCTAAATATCCGACCACTAAGTTGTCGTTCTTTCTCAGTGCCAAACTGGTCTTTCCAGAGAGTTTAAAGCTCACAACTGTACGCGCCACCTCTTGTATCCAGTGGGCCACCTTATACTTGTTCTTAGACTCTTCCAGACTGCTGCTCATCCCGCGCTTAGCGGTAAAACTGAACAATAAGTACAAGAATAGTAGCAAGAGTATGCCGTAGGCGATAAAGAAAGGGTGGTAAAGCGATAGCAGCAACAGACCAAAAATGATCTGCAGTAAGGCTGCCGGGAAATCTACCAAGATCTTAGATAAGCCTTTTTGTACTGTGAGCGTATCAAAGAAGCGGTTGGCCAACTCTGGCGGATAGTAATTGCGGAGTTCACTGAGTTGGATCTTAGGAAATCGATAGGCGAACTCAAAAGAAGCTCGAGTAAATATCTTCTGCTGAATGTTCTCAATGATGCGGAATTGCATCAGCTGTAAGGCTCCAACAAAAGCGGTTCCTAGGGTTACCAGAATCACCAAAACGATCCAGGAAGAACTGATCTGTGCTCCTTGGATGAGGTTGATGATCGCCTGAATTCCAAGAGGTAATGACAAACTAACGGCTCCCGCAAAGATCGCATAGTAAAATACCTGGATCACGTCCTTGCGATCCAGCTCGAGCATTTCGGTTAGCCTTTTCCAGGGGGTGTATATTATTTTCTGACTCATGCGTCTATTTTTAAGGTTGATAAGACCAATTGTTTAAAGAAGACCGATGGTGGGCTGCTTTTTTTACAATCGGTAATGGAGGTGAAGTGATCCATTAAAAAATGCTGATGCAAGGCTCCATCAACTACCGTACTGGCCAAACTAGCCGGGTGTTGGTACTCCGGGCAAGCTTCGAGTATCATATCTCGAACCCGATGGATCAGTCGCTTGTATATGGCGAAGTAGCCTTCTTTGTTCTCGTCGTCCACTTCTTTGGTGAGATAACTTTTACTGAACTCATTGACCACGATCTGTCCGAGTTTAACCTCGTCGATATGGGAAAAGCTTGCATCGATCTGAACAGGGCGAGTAATAACCTCTAGGGCTTGTTTCAGTTTTTCTTGCGGATCGGTCATGCTGTAAGTTTCCATAACCAATTTGTACTCCAGCCATCCCCAATACCAATTGGTCAGATAGAGCAGAAGTTTGTGCTTGTTCTCAAAGTAGCGGTAAATGGAACTTTCATTGGATCCGATGCGTTGCCCCAGCTTTTTAAAGGTCAGGGCCTCAAATCCGATCTCGTCTATGAGAAGAATACTGTGCTCAATGATCCTAAGGCCTAAATCTGATGACTCTGGGTCTTTCAGATAGATCTTGGGATGCACGGTAATGGTCAGGTTTGAAAATAGTCTCTCCATATCTGCAATAATTCGTCGCAAAAATAATAGTAATACTATCATTAATCAATAGTTTAACTTTTAATTAAGAAATAGAAACTATTAAGAATGGCAGAATTCTTTAGTTTTGAAGCACAAAATAAAGTGATGATCAAAGACATAATCCATAAGAGAAGATCCGTGTATCCCGCTATGTACAGCGATGCGCCAATTGCTAAAGAAACTATAGAGGAATTGCTATTGGCGGCACATCAGGCGCCTACACACCGCAAAACCCAACCTTGGCGATTCAAGGTTTTTCATTCAGAGCAGCAACGAGCAGCCCTCGGTGATTTTTTGGGGAAGAAGTACAGAGACACCATAGGGAATTACTCGGAATTCAAGGAGGCTAAAATCAGAAACAAACCTACACAAGCGGCTTGTGTGATCGCCATCTGCGTGCAAGAAGATCCAGAAAAGCGGGTGCCTTATTGGGAAGAATTGGCGGCTACCGCTATGGCTGTACAGAACATGTGGTTGCTATGTACTGAGCTAAGTCTAGGATGTTATTGGTCATCTCCGGCACTGATGCAGTACCTGGATGAATTT encodes:
- a CDS encoding TetR/AcrR family transcriptional regulator, with protein sequence MERLFSNLTITVHPKIYLKDPESSDLGLRIIEHSILLIDEIGFEALTFKKLGQRIGSNESSIYRYFENKHKLLLYLTNWYWGWLEYKLVMETYSMTDPQEKLKQALEVITRPVQIDASFSHIDEVKLGQIVVNEFSKSYLTKEVDDENKEGYFAIYKRLIHRVRDMILEACPEYQHPASLASTVVDGALHQHFLMDHFTSITDCKKSSPPSVFFKQLVLSTLKIDA
- a CDS encoding DUF4199 family protein translates to MIRTYLKYGAAIALSLIVYFLIMKLLGWHEYPALSIFNGVIYGAGILKAMQVFKQNSSSFSYADGWQIGFLSGAVATLIFTAFMGFYMLEINNDFANAVLSNWGLTYTNGVVVILLSTVLMGMSTAVVLSLTFMQLLKNTLNPKRLNA
- a CDS encoding peptidase domain-containing ABC transporter, whose protein sequence is MSQKIIYTPWKRLTEMLELDRKDVIQVFYYAIFAGAVSLSLPLGIQAIINLIQGAQISSSWIVLVILVTLGTAFVGALQLMQFRIIENIQQKIFTRASFEFAYRFPKIQLSELRNYYPPELANRFFDTLTVQKGLSKILVDFPAALLQIIFGLLLLSLYHPFFIAYGILLLLFLYLLFSFTAKRGMSSSLEESKNKYKVAHWIQEVARTVVSFKLSGKTSLALRKNDNLVVGYLGAREKHFKVLVIQFIQLIGFKVLVTAGLLLIGGILVLNQEMNIGQFVAAEIIIIIVINSVEKLITGLETIYDVLTSLEKIGQVVDKELEPQEGDTSFLNSDTLAIELKEIGLEVPGKKLPILKDINLDLKPGSRIWITGENGSGKTTLLRVISGIVPPTSGQMFVNSVARSAIHLSKFRALVGQTLSEESPFEGTFLENITFGDPDITRERVNWAIENAGLMEFVKSLDDGIDTVLYPEGRQIPFTIGKKILLARAIVHAPKLLLLKDPLDHFKAEEARRLRAFLTDKSHPWTLVVVSQDEEWGEFCDTTLTMEKGAFKK
- a CDS encoding nitroreductase is translated as MAEFFSFEAQNKVMIKDIIHKRRSVYPAMYSDAPIAKETIEELLLAAHQAPTHRKTQPWRFKVFHSEQQRAALGDFLGKKYRDTIGNYSEFKEAKIRNKPTQAACVIAICVQEDPEKRVPYWEELAATAMAVQNMWLLCTELSLGCYWSSPALMQYLDEFVSMESGERCIGFFYLGHLKDELPASWERKPLADHVSWF
- a CDS encoding HlyD family secretion protein yields the protein MLNISQEKLNQKVSLEKYKAAGLVFHKRHFKYFNRFLKIFAVIFLVVMFLPWTQNVSGNGYLTTLAPDVRPQTIQSPIPGTVAKWYVQEGDFVKKGDTILHITEIKDEYFDPEYLARTGRQIDAKALSSESYEGKVKALENQISALNQELRLKTEQAKIKIKQSQFKVTSDSVDLIAARINDSIAVAQFKRTESLLNDGLKSRTELEDKRLKAQETAAKLVAQQNKLLASRNELINARIELNRVQAEYADKLSKAESEKFTAASSKFSTDAEVAKLQSQYASFEVRSGLYYIKAPQDGYINRAIVGGVGETIKEGDPIIRIMPSGFSMAVETYVSPIDIPLIHVGEQVRVQFDGWPAIVFSGWPNVSYGTYGGVVVAIDTYISDNGKYRVLIAQDPNDHEWPKELRVGSGAFTLALLNDVPIWFELWRQLNGFPPDYYQPQAEDKTKATKKK
- a CDS encoding TolC family protein, coding for MKYKLHLFYILLFCSVGLFAQSDTLLLSYREYLGYVKEYHPVAKQAELVLSNAEAELLKARGGFDPKIEVDYDQKQFKGSEYYDLLNATFKIPTWYGIELKAGFEENEGVFLNPERTVPENGLYNAGLSVSVAQGLLIDERRAMLRQAKFFVEQSKQEQTLLVNELLYKASEAYFDWLQAYKKLLLQREFLGNAEQRFRGVRASALLGDKAIIDTVEANIPVQNRSLLLEQARIELNNKRLTLSNYLWIANNVPMEIRPDVIPEIDLEMTLAQTLGVSPMNVEAFDLSNHPKLLSLQYKGEALEVDRQFKANNLLPRIDLEFNALSTTPDRTETFNSNDYKFGINASFPLFLRKERGALRMAKFKIQDNAFEQELAQVSIANKVNALQQELSSLRTQININDNMVDSYTQMLAAEIRKFELGESSVFLVNSREQKLVEARVKQIKLEQKYYSGFAKLFQALGITEIEL